A DNA window from Sulfitobacter noctilucicola contains the following coding sequences:
- the kduD gene encoding 2-dehydro-3-deoxy-D-gluconate 5-dehydrogenase KduD, with protein MNDPFRLDGKRAFVTGANTGIGQAIALGLANAGAAVIAAGRSSCDDTVSLIEQQGGQAEACAIDLSDPAKAADILKGIGDMDILVNNAGIIRRDDSVDYSETDWDDVMDVNLKAVFMMCQTFARAAIARKAGARIVNIASLLSFQGGIRVPAYTASKHGVAGLTKLFANEWSAHNINVNAVAPGYISTNNTQALRDDPKRSAEILSRIPAGRWGDPADIAGAVTFLCGGASNYVTGAVLNVDGGWLAR; from the coding sequence ATGAACGATCCGTTCCGTTTGGACGGCAAGCGTGCGTTTGTTACTGGTGCCAACACCGGCATTGGTCAGGCGATTGCCTTGGGCTTGGCGAACGCCGGTGCCGCCGTTATCGCGGCTGGGCGGTCTTCGTGTGATGATACTGTGTCCTTGATCGAACAGCAGGGCGGACAAGCCGAAGCCTGTGCAATTGATCTGTCTGATCCGGCCAAGGCGGCAGATATCCTCAAAGGTATCGGCGATATGGATATACTTGTTAACAACGCAGGCATCATCCGGCGCGACGACAGCGTTGATTATTCCGAAACCGACTGGGACGATGTGATGGACGTCAATCTCAAGGCGGTCTTCATGATGTGTCAGACTTTTGCCCGCGCCGCGATTGCACGCAAAGCAGGCGCGCGTATTGTGAATATTGCATCGCTTCTGTCGTTTCAGGGCGGCATCCGCGTGCCCGCCTACACCGCATCAAAACACGGTGTTGCGGGGTTGACCAAATTATTCGCCAATGAATGGTCCGCCCATAACATCAATGTGAATGCCGTGGCCCCGGGCTACATCTCAACGAACAACACCCAGGCCCTGCGCGATGATCCAAAGCGTAGCGCGGAAATTCTGTCGCGTATTCCAGCCGGGCGTTGGGGTGATCCGGCCGACATTGCCGGTGCGGTGACATTCCTGTGCGGGGGTGCCTCCAACTATGTGACAGGCGCTGTCCTGAACGTCGACGGGGGTTGGCTTGCCCGGTAA
- a CDS encoding TRAP transporter large permease codes for MGLLILALIFGGGIMLGVPVAFAMGIAAASAFWYEGFPMLITFQRATAGVSVFSLLAIPFFVLAGEIMLHGGIAIRLVKLASALVGHLKGGLAMVNIFSSMLFGGISGSAVADISALGSILVPVMKERGYRPDFAVNVTVTSSIAGVVIPPSHNMIIFAVAAGGGISVSSLFLAGVVPGILMCISLAIAAYILSVKHNYPSEPFPGWGEVARAAADAIPGFMTAVIIVGGTLSGLFTVTESGAFGAIYAILLTTFYYRSLSWKSFVTALTGTVRTTSMVMILIAFASSFAYLLALYQVPTRLSNALVLISDNPIIILLMINVILLILGMIMDMAALILICTPIFLPIAKGLGMDPTQFGIMMLMNLGLGLCTPPVGTCLFVGCAVGRIKIEEALKSIWPFYLAILGALILVTYVPAISLWLPSMF; via the coding sequence ATGGGCCTTTTGATTCTTGCGTTGATCTTTGGCGGGGGCATCATGTTGGGTGTGCCTGTCGCCTTTGCGATGGGGATCGCGGCCGCGTCTGCCTTCTGGTACGAAGGCTTCCCCATGCTCATCACGTTCCAGCGTGCAACTGCAGGGGTTTCGGTTTTCTCGCTGCTGGCCATTCCGTTTTTTGTTCTGGCGGGCGAAATCATGCTGCACGGCGGCATCGCCATCCGCCTTGTGAAACTTGCTTCGGCTCTTGTCGGTCACCTCAAGGGTGGGTTGGCGATGGTCAACATCTTTTCCAGCATGCTCTTTGGCGGCATTTCCGGCTCAGCCGTCGCTGATATCTCTGCACTTGGGTCGATCCTTGTGCCTGTGATGAAAGAACGGGGGTATCGTCCGGACTTTGCTGTGAACGTAACGGTCACGTCTTCCATCGCGGGCGTGGTTATTCCGCCCAGCCATAACATGATCATCTTTGCCGTGGCCGCGGGTGGCGGAATTTCTGTCTCCAGCCTTTTTCTTGCGGGGGTGGTGCCTGGCATCCTGATGTGTATCAGCCTTGCGATTGCTGCCTACATTCTGTCGGTCAAACACAATTATCCATCCGAGCCTTTCCCCGGTTGGGGCGAAGTGGCGCGCGCAGCAGCTGATGCTATCCCCGGCTTTATGACGGCAGTTATCATCGTAGGCGGTACGCTGTCCGGCTTGTTTACGGTTACAGAGTCCGGTGCCTTTGGCGCGATCTACGCGATCCTTTTGACGACCTTTTACTACCGCAGCCTGTCATGGAAGTCATTTGTGACGGCGTTGACAGGGACGGTCCGGACGACCTCGATGGTAATGATCCTGATCGCCTTCGCAAGTTCGTTTGCCTATCTACTGGCGCTCTATCAGGTGCCTACCCGTCTGAGTAACGCACTGGTTCTGATCTCTGACAATCCCATCATCATCCTTTTGATGATCAACGTAATTCTGCTGATCCTTGGCATGATTATGGACATGGCTGCGCTGATTCTGATTTGTACGCCGATCTTCCTGCCGATCGCCAAGGGTCTGGGCATGGATCCCACACAATTCGGCATCATGATGTTGATGAACCTTGGTCTGGGACTCTGTACGCCGCCTGTCGGGACTTGTTTGTTTGTCGGCTGTGCTGTCGGCAGGATAAAAATTGAAGAGGCGCTTAAATCGATCTGGCCCTTCTACCTCGCGATTTTGGGCGCACTGATACTGGTCACGTATGTTCCTGCAATCTCACTCTGGTTGCCATCAATGTTCTAA
- the uxaC gene encoding glucuronate isomerase: MPLTDPDRLFPVNEKQRDLARALYATVSGLPIVSPHGHCDPRWFAENARFPNPAELFVIPDHYVFRMLVSQGMPLADLGIPRVDGSPVEADPRKIWHRFASAFSLFRGTPSSLWLEHAFEHTFGIDEVLNAESANAIYDSIEGQLATEAFRPRALFDRFNIETLATTEGPLDDLKWHQMIKDSDWSGKVITTYRPDAVVDPDFDGFAENVATFGALTQQDTSTWSGYLEAHRLRRDYFKKHGATATDHGHPSAATENLDAATAADLFQTILSGAFTPRQAEVFRGQMLTEMAKMSLEDGLTLQIHAGSRRNHSAGVLAQFGRDKGFDIPGRTDYVQALKPLLDAVGMDPNLTVILFTLDETVYARELAPLAGVYPALKLGPPWWFYDSFEGIKRFREATTETCGFYNTAGFNDDTRAFCSIPARHDVSRRSDCAYLSTLVTTGRLREAEAFEVAHDLAYGLAKTAYNL, from the coding sequence GTGCCTTTGACAGATCCGGATCGTCTTTTCCCGGTAAATGAAAAGCAGCGCGATTTAGCGCGGGCGCTTTACGCAACCGTTTCAGGCCTGCCAATTGTCAGCCCGCATGGCCATTGCGACCCTAGGTGGTTTGCAGAAAACGCGCGCTTTCCGAATCCCGCAGAGCTTTTTGTCATCCCCGACCACTATGTTTTCCGGATGCTGGTCAGTCAGGGTATGCCTTTGGCCGACTTGGGCATTCCCCGCGTTGACGGCAGCCCAGTGGAAGCTGACCCGCGCAAGATCTGGCACCGCTTTGCAAGCGCGTTCTCGCTCTTCCGGGGCACGCCCTCTTCCTTATGGCTCGAACATGCGTTCGAGCATACTTTCGGCATAGACGAGGTGCTAAACGCAGAATCCGCCAATGCGATCTACGATAGCATCGAGGGCCAACTGGCAACAGAAGCCTTCCGTCCACGCGCGCTGTTCGACCGCTTCAATATTGAAACGCTCGCGACGACCGAAGGTCCGCTGGATGATCTGAAATGGCATCAGATGATTAAAGATAGCGATTGGTCAGGAAAGGTGATTACCACCTACCGCCCCGACGCGGTTGTTGATCCTGATTTCGATGGCTTTGCCGAAAACGTTGCGACGTTTGGCGCTTTGACCCAACAGGACACCAGCACATGGTCAGGGTATCTTGAAGCTCACCGCTTGCGGCGGGACTATTTCAAGAAGCACGGCGCGACCGCTACCGACCACGGCCACCCCAGCGCTGCAACTGAAAATCTTGACGCAGCGACAGCAGCCGATCTTTTTCAGACCATTTTGTCTGGCGCATTCACCCCCCGACAAGCCGAGGTTTTTCGCGGACAGATGCTGACCGAGATGGCTAAAATGAGCCTTGAAGACGGGCTCACCCTCCAAATTCACGCAGGATCGCGACGCAACCACAGCGCCGGTGTGCTTGCACAATTCGGCAGGGACAAGGGTTTCGATATTCCCGGCCGGACGGACTATGTGCAAGCGCTCAAACCGCTTCTTGATGCTGTAGGTATGGACCCCAACCTCACCGTGATCCTGTTTACGCTGGACGAAACAGTTTATGCGCGAGAACTAGCCCCGCTGGCCGGTGTCTATCCGGCGCTGAAACTGGGACCGCCATGGTGGTTTTATGACAGCTTTGAGGGAATTAAACGGTTCCGCGAAGCAACCACCGAAACCTGCGGTTTCTACAACACCGCAGGTTTCAACGATGACACCCGAGCGTTCTGCTCGATCCCTGCGCGACATGATGTGTCCCGGCGCTCGGATTGCGCCTACCTTTCGACACTTGTGACAACAGGCCGCCTGCGTGAAGCGGAGGCCTTTGAAGTGGCCCATGACCTTGCTTACGGCCTTGCAAAAACCGCCTATAACCTTTGA
- a CDS encoding calcium-binding protein has protein sequence MVRATFSAHGALHSNEEFGLVGLNDIKVVDGSGGPTLYAATRGDGWLTSYDLGDRPGQTSFEQHWRLAPNLLQLETTDLVMRNVNGSQELYLAGLNDSALTGVQLDSDGRGNAFDGGLSYTASGRNLSGLSELELFDSGANGIAALRTGGLVTVSFGPGNTLNLANVNQGSNMQGERTHSIATTSHNGDTYAFVTYQGEDTVSMFRRLTNGTMQHMMDVGATDGFWTDRPGDLTITTAADGRAYVVVAGSGSDSLSTFQVSPTGMIPVDHLLDSLDTRFAGASHVTSVSLNGQNFVLAAGSDSGISLFTVLPGGRLQHIDAMAGSADTPLRGITSLDAMATPDGIRFWVSTESAPYLSEYSIDLPNIGINLGASAAGSTLAGSVGDDVLAGGGGADVLNGGFGNDILLDGASADRLRGDGGRDTFVLVEDGARDTIVDFQMGFDRIDLSDFSQTSGLGGMTIVSQSWGAEFRIGADILEVRSADGSRFHARDFDKTNLITGNRIQTDPAEYPGGNGNSRPDPNPGSIANPTGIDPTTLAPDWQNEPSYVLNRAQGDFVGTNGGDTIQRGEENDRLFGALGNDTIQSGAGRDAVNGEGGNDLIEGGGDGDYLLGGAGFDTINGGDGHDTMSGDTFADSLNGGNGNDVITGGDGFDQIIGGAGNDRIWAGSSPDRVYGGDGNDWLSAGSNFGYSVDGVFGEAGNDTIFGNAGFDLLNGGAGDDLIDGGHQSDNIYGEEGNDTLLGDQGFDRLFGGLGNDMLYGGAAGDGVFGQEGDDTLWGGEGGDRFFGGQGNDIIDGGTGNDTVYGDAGFDTILGGEGDDLMFGSFNADQFVFADGHGNDTIADFDAFNSNEVLDFSSLSGFNRYSDVNNAATQVGQDVVINTGGGNSIRLTRVNLSDLDSNDFTF, from the coding sequence ATGGTCAGAGCAACATTTTCCGCACACGGGGCACTTCATTCGAACGAGGAATTCGGTCTTGTCGGATTGAACGACATCAAGGTCGTCGATGGGTCGGGCGGCCCGACACTCTATGCCGCTACCCGCGGTGATGGTTGGCTGACCTCTTACGATCTGGGCGACCGACCCGGTCAAACATCATTTGAACAACACTGGAGACTTGCGCCAAACCTTTTGCAGTTGGAGACAACCGATCTGGTGATGCGCAATGTGAATGGTTCACAAGAACTTTATCTGGCGGGCCTCAACGACAGCGCACTCACGGGCGTCCAACTTGACAGCGATGGTCGAGGGAACGCCTTCGACGGTGGCCTTTCCTACACCGCTTCCGGTCGCAACCTGAGCGGCCTGTCAGAATTAGAGCTTTTCGACAGTGGCGCTAATGGAATTGCTGCTTTGCGCACTGGTGGACTGGTCACTGTCTCTTTCGGCCCCGGCAACACATTGAATCTAGCCAATGTCAATCAGGGCAGCAACATGCAGGGCGAACGCACTCACAGCATCGCAACGACGAGCCATAACGGTGACACATATGCATTCGTCACCTATCAGGGAGAAGATACGGTCAGCATGTTTCGCCGTCTGACCAACGGCACGATGCAGCACATGATGGATGTCGGCGCGACTGACGGATTCTGGACGGATCGGCCCGGCGACCTGACCATTACTACTGCCGCTGACGGCCGTGCCTATGTTGTCGTGGCTGGTTCAGGCAGCGATTCGCTTTCGACGTTTCAGGTTTCACCAACTGGTATGATACCGGTGGACCACCTTCTCGACAGTCTGGATACCCGCTTTGCAGGGGCCAGCCATGTAACTAGCGTGAGCCTCAATGGTCAGAACTTCGTCCTCGCAGCAGGCTCCGACAGCGGCATCAGCCTTTTCACTGTTCTACCGGGCGGCAGGCTCCAACACATCGACGCGATGGCAGGCTCGGCCGACACGCCTCTTCGCGGCATCACCTCCCTTGATGCAATGGCAACGCCGGACGGAATTCGGTTTTGGGTTTCCACCGAATCCGCACCCTACCTTTCCGAATATTCGATCGATCTTCCTAACATCGGTATAAATCTTGGCGCGAGTGCGGCGGGCAGTACACTTGCAGGTAGCGTGGGGGACGACGTTCTGGCTGGTGGTGGGGGTGCAGATGTCTTGAACGGTGGATTCGGCAATGACATCCTGCTTGATGGTGCCAGCGCCGACCGTCTGCGTGGCGACGGTGGCCGCGATACGTTTGTGCTGGTCGAAGACGGTGCCAGAGACACGATTGTCGACTTCCAGATGGGTTTTGACCGGATTGACCTGTCCGATTTCAGCCAGACCAGCGGTTTAGGTGGAATGACCATCGTCTCCCAAAGCTGGGGGGCCGAATTCCGAATCGGAGCCGACATACTCGAAGTCCGCTCTGCTGACGGGTCGCGTTTCCATGCGCGGGATTTCGACAAAACCAATCTGATCACCGGAAACCGCATTCAAACCGATCCGGCGGAATACCCCGGCGGCAACGGGAACAGCCGCCCTGATCCGAACCCTGGATCCATCGCCAATCCGACCGGTATTGATCCGACCACTCTTGCGCCTGATTGGCAGAATGAACCGAGCTACGTTCTCAACCGCGCGCAGGGTGATTTTGTCGGCACCAACGGCGGCGACACTATCCAAAGAGGCGAAGAGAATGATCGCCTGTTCGGCGCTTTAGGCAATGATACCATCCAATCAGGTGCGGGACGTGACGCCGTGAACGGTGAAGGCGGGAATGACCTGATCGAAGGAGGTGGCGATGGTGATTACCTGCTCGGCGGCGCCGGTTTTGACACGATCAATGGAGGTGACGGGCATGATACAATGTCGGGTGATACCTTTGCTGACTCGCTGAACGGTGGCAACGGCAACGATGTCATCACCGGCGGTGATGGCTTTGACCAGATCATCGGGGGGGCGGGGAACGACCGCATTTGGGCCGGTTCCTCCCCCGATCGTGTTTACGGCGGTGATGGTAATGACTGGCTGAGTGCGGGAAGCAACTTTGGCTATAGCGTCGACGGCGTCTTCGGCGAAGCAGGGAATGATACGATCTTTGGAAATGCCGGTTTCGATCTCTTGAACGGCGGCGCGGGGGATGACCTGATCGATGGCGGGCACCAATCCGACAACATCTATGGCGAAGAAGGAAATGACACCCTTCTGGGTGACCAAGGTTTTGACCGTCTCTTCGGCGGACTGGGCAACGATATGCTATATGGCGGCGCGGCCGGCGACGGGGTCTTTGGGCAGGAAGGCGACGACACGCTTTGGGGCGGTGAAGGCGGGGATCGGTTTTTTGGCGGTCAGGGCAACGATATCATTGATGGCGGGACCGGCAATGATACAGTCTATGGCGATGCCGGGTTCGATACCATTCTGGGCGGTGAAGGGGACGATTTGATGTTTGGCAGCTTTAATGCCGATCAGTTTGTTTTCGCCGATGGACACGGAAACGACACCATCGCAGATTTCGATGCATTCAACTCAAACGAAGTTCTCGATTTCTCCAGCCTCTCGGGCTTCAACCGCTATAGCGACGTGAATAATGCGGCAACACAAGTCGGACAGGATGTTGTCATCAATACAGGCGGCGGCAACTCTATCCGGTTAACGCGGGTTAATCTTAGCGATCTGGATAGCAATGACTTTACATTTTAA
- the kduI gene encoding 5-dehydro-4-deoxy-D-glucuronate isomerase, which yields MTHVQTRYAIDPETAKTFDTAKLRDHFHVSDLFAEDEIRLVYSHYDRLIMGSAVPASGPLVLDNVAETGTSTFLERREMAALNLGDAGTITVGGQTHQVGNGEVLYIGMGAGPVTLESGRFYLLSAPAHRTCPTKLITLADARRIEMGARETANERVIIQFLHPDVCESCQLLMGYTQFAPGSVWNTMPAHVHDRRMEAYLYFDVPQDQRVFHIMGTPEETRHIVMANEEAVISPPWSIHCGAGTASYTFCWAMAGDNVDFTDMDMVAMEDLR from the coding sequence ATGACCCACGTACAGACCCGATACGCCATTGATCCCGAAACGGCCAAGACCTTTGATACCGCCAAGTTGCGCGATCATTTCCACGTCAGCGATTTATTCGCCGAAGACGAAATCCGGCTGGTCTACTCTCACTACGACCGTTTGATCATGGGGTCTGCCGTGCCTGCAAGCGGTCCGCTGGTTCTGGATAATGTTGCTGAAACGGGCACCTCGACCTTTCTGGAAAGGCGCGAAATGGCGGCGCTGAACCTGGGCGATGCTGGCACAATCACGGTGGGCGGGCAGACGCATCAGGTTGGCAATGGCGAAGTTCTCTATATCGGGATGGGCGCAGGGCCGGTGACGCTGGAAAGCGGTCGCTTTTATCTGCTGTCCGCACCGGCCCATCGCACTTGTCCGACCAAGCTCATTACGCTGGCCGACGCGCGCCGGATCGAAATGGGCGCCCGCGAGACGGCAAACGAGCGGGTGATCATCCAGTTCCTGCACCCCGATGTCTGCGAAAGCTGTCAGCTCTTGATGGGATATACGCAATTCGCGCCCGGCTCTGTCTGGAACACAATGCCCGCGCATGTGCATGACCGGAGGATGGAGGCATACCTCTATTTCGACGTCCCGCAGGATCAGCGTGTGTTCCACATCATGGGTACACCAGAAGAAACCCGCCACATCGTTATGGCGAATGAAGAGGCTGTAATTTCGCCGCCTTGGTCCATCCACTGCGGTGCGGGTACTGCTTCTTATACGTTCTGCTGGGCGATGGCCGGTGATAACGTCGATTTCACTGATATGGACATGGTCGCGATGGAGGATCTGCGATGA
- a CDS encoding UxaA family hydrolase, translating into MSHLVLKDSDSILVLTRKAPAGNIVVPGGVPLVAAVNPGHKIARQPIATGDPIRKLGHVIGFATADIALGEHVHTHNCGFGAHPESTRYGQHLEAARAAVPLVEPRTFDGYLRKGGHVGTRNMIALIATVNCSATVIRKAADVIGASGMLDAFPNVDGVVALAHGGGCGMDADGLGAQVLERVLWGYATHPNVGAAVFVGLGCEVMQIARMKQKFQGDSHQPFHGITIQEAGGTQSTVAQIVTQVQKILSSVNAIERTPQPLSALTIGLQCGGSDGYSGISANPALGAASDLIVGHGGRVMLSETPEIYGAEQLLLDRVDTERTGTNLSARLRWWEGYTQMHGGSMDNNPSPGNKAGGLTTILEKSLGAVAKSGSTPLNEVIAYAEKPTKSGLIFMDTPGYDPVSVTGQIAGGAQIVVFTTGRGSAFGSKPAPTIKLATNDRLFAQMPDDMDINCGDIVSGDVSIAQKGAEILDHIVETASGRRTKSEVLGLGDHEFVPWQLGAVM; encoded by the coding sequence ATGAGCCATCTTGTTCTCAAAGACAGCGACAGCATTCTGGTTCTTACCCGAAAGGCGCCCGCGGGTAACATCGTGGTTCCGGGTGGCGTGCCGCTTGTCGCTGCTGTCAATCCTGGCCACAAGATTGCGCGCCAGCCTATCGCGACAGGTGATCCGATCCGAAAATTAGGGCATGTCATCGGCTTTGCCACTGCGGATATCGCGCTTGGTGAACATGTTCATACGCACAACTGCGGGTTTGGGGCGCACCCCGAAAGCACCCGCTATGGTCAGCATCTGGAAGCCGCCCGCGCTGCGGTCCCATTAGTAGAGCCGCGCACATTTGATGGCTATTTGCGGAAAGGCGGTCATGTCGGGACTCGCAATATGATCGCTCTGATTGCGACCGTGAACTGCTCCGCCACCGTGATCCGTAAGGCAGCTGACGTAATCGGGGCTTCGGGTATGCTAGACGCCTTTCCAAATGTCGACGGTGTCGTCGCGCTCGCCCATGGCGGCGGTTGCGGGATGGACGCCGACGGGCTTGGGGCACAAGTGCTTGAACGGGTGCTTTGGGGGTATGCCACGCATCCGAACGTCGGGGCCGCTGTTTTTGTCGGCCTCGGGTGCGAGGTCATGCAAATTGCCCGGATGAAACAGAAATTCCAAGGCGACAGCCATCAACCCTTTCATGGCATCACCATTCAGGAAGCCGGCGGCACCCAGAGCACAGTCGCGCAGATCGTAACGCAGGTTCAGAAAATCCTCAGTTCGGTCAACGCAATCGAACGCACACCCCAACCGCTGTCTGCCTTGACGATCGGACTGCAGTGCGGTGGTTCTGACGGTTACTCGGGTATCTCGGCTAATCCGGCCCTGGGCGCGGCAAGCGATCTGATCGTTGGCCATGGCGGGCGGGTTATGTTGTCCGAAACGCCCGAGATTTACGGGGCCGAGCAGTTGTTGCTTGATAGGGTCGACACAGAGCGGACCGGCACGAACCTTTCAGCGCGTTTGCGCTGGTGGGAGGGCTACACGCAGATGCACGGCGGATCGATGGATAACAATCCAAGCCCCGGCAACAAAGCTGGTGGACTCACTACCATTCTGGAAAAATCTTTGGGTGCGGTAGCTAAATCGGGCTCAACACCACTGAACGAAGTCATCGCTTACGCCGAGAAGCCGACCAAGTCGGGTCTCATATTTATGGACACTCCGGGCTATGACCCGGTTTCAGTGACAGGTCAGATCGCAGGCGGGGCGCAGATTGTCGTGTTCACCACCGGACGCGGCTCCGCTTTCGGCTCCAAACCTGCACCGACTATCAAACTTGCCACAAATGACCGGCTATTTGCGCAGATGCCCGATGACATGGATATCAACTGCGGCGATATCGTTTCGGGTGACGTATCAATAGCGCAGAAAGGTGCGGAGATCCTTGATCATATCGTGGAGACCGCATCAGGCCGACGAACCAAAAGCGAGGTTTTGGGCCTAGGGGATCATGAGTTTGTCCCATGGCAGCTTGGCGCGGTGATGTAG
- a CDS encoding mannitol dehydrogenase family protein produces MPGKPRLCRTNPAPAIGIVHIGPGAFFRAFNAVYTDEAMTHEPGNWGIVAVSMRSPTARTQLEPQGGVFTSVTLGPDGWDPSIVGSIVQVILAPDDTGKTIDAMANPDVKIVSLTITEKGYCTSPATGSLDLAHPDIAHDLANPGNPRSAIGLIAAALDARRLAGRRSFTVLSCDNMPSNGALARASVIKFAAQHDKELANWIANETTFPSTMVDRITPATTQEDIEALAEITGYHDASCVFHEGFRQWVIEDNFVEGRPAWDKAGATFVSCVDAHETMKLRCLNGTHSTLAYLGYLAGYDTIAQTVADPHYAALCKQLWQQEIIPTLQPPDGVDLNAYCADLKTRYQNPAIRHRTWQIGMDGSQKLPQRLLGTIADSLDAGRVPYGLTLAVAGWMRYVGGVDEAGNAIDVRDPLAPALKQATDEASTIKGKVDALLAFDEIFPKALSGDTRFRNLLVQSYETLERSGAKAAVKRMVTS; encoded by the coding sequence TTGCCCGGTAAGCCCCGCCTTTGCAGAACGAACCCCGCGCCGGCCATCGGCATCGTTCACATTGGTCCAGGCGCATTCTTTCGCGCTTTCAATGCTGTCTACACGGATGAGGCTATGACCCATGAGCCGGGCAATTGGGGCATAGTCGCCGTGAGCATGCGTAGCCCGACCGCCCGCACGCAACTGGAACCACAGGGCGGCGTATTCACCTCCGTGACATTGGGGCCTGACGGCTGGGATCCGAGTATTGTCGGATCGATCGTGCAAGTTATCCTAGCACCTGACGACACAGGCAAAACCATTGATGCGATGGCAAACCCTGATGTGAAGATCGTATCACTTACGATCACCGAAAAAGGGTACTGCACCAGCCCCGCCACAGGGTCTCTTGATCTGGCCCACCCCGACATAGCTCATGACCTGGCAAACCCTGGAAATCCGCGTTCCGCTATCGGGTTGATCGCCGCAGCGCTCGATGCGCGGCGCTTGGCGGGTCGCAGATCTTTCACCGTTTTGTCCTGCGATAATATGCCGTCTAACGGCGCACTGGCGCGTGCAAGCGTCATCAAATTTGCGGCGCAGCATGACAAAGAACTGGCCAATTGGATCGCAAATGAAACCACCTTTCCTTCGACTATGGTGGACAGGATTACACCCGCCACCACTCAAGAGGACATCGAGGCGCTTGCCGAAATTACCGGCTACCACGATGCTTCCTGCGTTTTTCACGAAGGGTTCAGGCAGTGGGTTATCGAAGATAATTTCGTTGAAGGTCGGCCCGCATGGGACAAGGCCGGTGCCACTTTCGTAAGTTGCGTGGACGCGCATGAAACGATGAAGCTCCGCTGTCTCAACGGCACCCATTCAACGCTCGCGTATCTTGGGTATCTCGCAGGGTACGACACCATCGCCCAGACTGTCGCGGATCCCCATTATGCTGCGCTGTGTAAACAGCTCTGGCAGCAAGAAATCATTCCGACGCTTCAGCCACCTGACGGCGTGGACCTGAATGCCTACTGTGCTGACCTCAAGACGCGGTACCAAAACCCTGCGATACGACACCGGACATGGCAAATTGGAATGGATGGCAGTCAAAAGCTGCCGCAGCGACTGCTCGGGACGATCGCAGATTCGCTCGATGCGGGGCGTGTACCGTATGGGTTGACGCTCGCTGTTGCGGGCTGGATGCGATACGTCGGCGGGGTGGACGAAGCTGGCAACGCCATAGATGTTCGCGACCCGTTGGCGCCAGCGCTGAAGCAAGCCACCGACGAAGCGTCCACAATCAAAGGCAAAGTCGATGCCCTGTTAGCGTTTGACGAAATCTTCCCTAAGGCGCTCTCGGGCGACACACGTTTTCGTAATCTACTCGTCCAGAGTTATGAAACACTCGAACGCTCAGGCGCTAAAGCTGCAGTTAAGCGGATGGTCACATCATGA